A stretch of DNA from Candidatus Pseudomonas phytovorans:
CTGCTGAACCTGTGGCTGTAGGCCCATGGCCCGCCCCCGCGTGCGCCTGGGCGACCTCTCGGTAGGCTTTGTCCAGCCGCTGACCGAGGCACTGCGCGAACTGGGGCATAACCCCGGGGCCCTGCTGAGCCGCTATGGGCTGGATGTGCCACGCCTTGCCGAGGCTGGCGCACGCTTGTCGATTCCCCGTTACATGCACTTGGGCCACGCAGCCATCGAGCTGAGCGGTGAGCCCGCACTGGGCCTGCATATGGGGCGCCTCAGCCGCCTTGCGCATGCCGGCCTGGCCGGGGTCACCGCCGCCCAGGCGCCGACCCTGGGCGAAGCGGCGCGCACCCTGCTGCGTTTCGAGCCACTGTACGCGGCCAACTACCGTGGCCATTCCAGCTTTGAGGAAGATGCCCAGGGCGCCTGGTTGCGCTTCTACTCGATCAGCCCCTACAACGCCTACAACCGTTTCGTGGTCGACTCGCTGCTCGCCGGGTGGCTGGCACAGCTTGCCGATCTGGCGGGTATGCCGGTACAGGCCGAACGCCTGGACATCGAATTTCCCGCCCCCGCCTATGCTGCGCGTTATCAGGTGCTGTGCAGTTCGACTGTACAATTTGCGGCCGAGGGCAACCAGCTGCGGCTAAACCGCACAACCCTGCAGCTGACCAACCCCAGGCATTGCCCAAGCACCTGGCAGCATCTGTTGCAGCTGTGCGAGACACAAATGCAGCAACTTACGCGGGTGCGCAGCCTGGGCGAGCGCATTACTCACCTGCTGGGCCCGCTGCTCAATGGCGGCCGTGAACCAGACCTGGAAGAAGTGGCGCTGCACCTGCAAATGCCAACCTGGACACTGCGCCGCAAGCTGGCCGAGGAAGGCACGCGCTTTCGCGACTTGCTCAATGAAACACGGCGCGACCTGGCCGAGACCTATATCCGTGATACAGAGCTGGCCTTTGGCGAGATTGCGTACTTGTTGGGGTTCGCTTCGGCCGAAGCCTTCCAGCGCGCGTTCAAACGCTGGACGGGCCTTACGCCTGGGGAGTTCCGACGCAGCCAGCGGCGGGCGAGTTAAAGCTCGGTGGCGTCGTCGGCCGGTTCCGGAGTGTCCAGTTCGTAAGCCTGGGTTTCGAGCAGTTCTTCCTGATATTCGTCCATAGCCCTGCGTCCTCTTTACTCATTTTGTCTTCGTAGGTGTCGCCTTCAAGCTAAGCAGGTGGCATGAAGGAATGATGACAAGCTTATGATCTGGCTGTGCAGCCATCGTTCAAGTAAAGACGCGATAACGCGCAGCAGCCAGCAGCGCCAGCTTGGCGCGTTCGTGTGCCAAACGGCATGTTTTACCACCGCGAGCGGTCAGGCGCCGGCGCAAATGAATTCAGGGATTGTCAGACCGGTGGCAATGGCACTGGCCACGAGCCTGGCACGCTCGCCCTCGAGAAGATCATACGTGGCTTGCAGCGCGCCGATCTTCGCCCGAATTTCCGCCATTTTGCCGGCGACCATGGCCGCGCCCTGCGCACAATCGATCGTATTACCCCGTTTGGCGGCCAGGATGTCAGCGAGCTCGGCGAGCGTGAAACCACCGCTCTGAGCACCCTGGATGAAAGCCAGGTCGGCGACTGTGCATCAGTGGCAGCCGGCGAGCATCGGCCTGGTGATGAGCCTGGCCGGTATCGCCGCCCTGGTGGCGCAAACGCCGGCAGGGGCGTTGATCGACCGCACGAAAGCCAAGCGCGCACTGCTGGTGTTTGCGGCGTGCTGTGCGCTGTTTCACCTGGCCAACGCGGCAATGCTGCCGCTGGTAAGCCAGAAACTTTCACAGGTCAACCTGCACCTGGCCACGCCGCTCACGTCTGCCTGCATCGTCGCCGCACAGCTGGTCATGGTGCCCATGGCGCTTTTGGTGGGTGCCAAGGCCGAGCAATGGGGGCGCAAGCCATTCCTGCTGGCCGGTTTTTCATACTGCCGCTACGCGGAGCGCTCTACGTGGTGTCCGACAACCCGTTCTGGCTAGTGGGGGTGCAACTGCTCGACGGCATCGGCGCGGGCATCTTCGGCGCGCTGTTCCCTATTGTGGTCAAGGACTTGACCGAAGGCACCGGCCGCTTCAATGTCAGCCTCGGCGCGCTGACAGCAGTGTTCGGGCTGGGCGCCGCGCTCAGCCCTGGCATCGCCGGGCTGGTGGTGCAGGCCGCGGGCTATGATGCTGCGTTCCTGACCCTGGCCGCCATTGCCGGGTTCGCCTTTGCGCTGGTGCTGCTGGCACTGCCGGAAACTCACTCACGTACCACGTCATTGCCGTCACCCTTACCTTCAGGAAACTGAACATCCCATGCCTCTCAGCGAAAGCACGTTGCTCATCTGGACGGTGGCCGTGCTGGCCACCTGCGGCGTCATTCTGCGCCCATGGCGTATCCCGGAATACGTATGGGCCATGGGCGGTGCATTGCTGCTCGTAAGCCTTGGCCTGATCACGCCCCGCAGGGCATTGGCTGCAGTAGCCGAGGGCAGCGATGTGTACCTGTTCCTGATCGGCATGATGGTGCTGGCCGAACTCGCCCGCCAGGAGCAGCTGTTCGACTGGCTGGCACGCTACGCGGTCCAGCATGCCCGGGGCTCTGGGCAACGGCTGTTTGATCTGGTGTTCATGGTGGGCACGCTGGTCACGGTATTCCTGTCCAACGACGCGACGGCGGTGGTGTTGACCCCAGCGGTGTATGCCGCGTGCAAGGCTGCCAAGGCAGAGCCCTTGCCCTACCTGTTCATTTGCGCCTTCATCGCCAACGCCGCCAGTTTTGTGTTGCCTATTTCCAACCCGGCCAACCTGGTGGTCTTCGGTAGCCAGATGCCGCCACTGCTGGACTGGCTGAGGCAGTTCAGCCTGCCGTCGCTGGCGGCCATCAGCCTGACCTACCTGGTACTGCGGCTGACCCAGCGCCGGCAGATCCGCCAGCCGCTGGCGCTCAACGTAGACACCCAGCCGATGACCGCCGGTGCGCGCCTGTGTGCAGTGGGCATCGTGCTCACTGGCGCCTTGCTGCTGGGCGCCTCGGCGCTGGACCGGGCGCTGGGCCTGCCCACATTCTGTGCCGGCGTTACGACCACGGCGCTGATCCACCTGCGGCAACGCCGCAGCCCGATGCCAGTGATGCGCCATGTGGCGTGGGGCGTCCTGCCTTTGGTGGCAGGCCTGTTCATACTGGTCGAAGCGGTCGCCCAGACAGGACTGATCGTACGCCTTGCCCAGGCACTGGCCGGGCTGTCTGCACAGGCGCCGGTCACCGCCAGCTGGGTTGGCGGCGTAGGCGTAGCGATTGCCAGCAACCTGATGAACAACTTGCCGGCGGGGCTGATAGCCGGGTCGATGGGTTCGCTGGTGGCCCTGCCACAGCAGACCACTGCGGCGTTGCTGATTGGTGTCGACCTGGGGCCGAACCTGTCGATTACCGGGTCATTGGCCACTCTGCTCTGGCTGGTGGCAATCCGCCGCGAGGGCGAGCATGTCAGCGCGTGGCGCTTCCTGTGCCTCGGCATGTTGGTGATGCCTCCGGCGCTGGCGGCAGCCCTGTTGGCACTATGGGCGTGAGCCGCCAGCACCGCTGACACATCAAAGCGAGGGGGACGCAGCCTCGGCTGGCTGGGCATCCTGCTGCACCTGGATCGGTGCCGCCTCAACTGGTGGCGCCACCGGCTGCGAACCCTGGCTGTCATCCACCACCGACGTCGCGGCGGCCTCACTGGCCGGAGCAGCCGCCGCAGGCTCAGGGGCGGCTTGCGCCACAGGTGCGGCTTCCGGAGCCGGAGCAGGTGCAATCGGGCTCGCAGCTGCCTGTTCAGGCAACCCCAGCTCGACCGCCGGCTTCTGGACCTTGGGCGCCTCGACCTTGGCCTTTTCTATCTTCTTAGGCTTGGGTTTTGGCAGGTAGCTCTCTACCAGGGCGAAATAGCGGTCATAGAACTGCGCTGCAGTCACCGTTTCGCTGGCCACCTTGACCATCGAGTCGTCGCTGGAGCCGATCGGCATCGATACCGAACCCAGCACCCCCACGCCCAGGCTGGCGGAGGTGTTGGACTTTTTCAGCGCATAACGGTCCTGCAGGGCGTTGGCGAACATGGTCGAGCGCTGTTCGTCGCTCACATCCGGCGCACAGGTCACGTTGAAGCTGATCTGCAGGTGGTTCTCGCTGTTCTGCTGGAAGCTCTTGTTGCCCACCACCTGGTTGGCGCCGCTGTTGGTGATGATGTAGCCCTGGCTGAGCAAGGCACGCCGGGCGGCCTCGCAAGAGCCGGCATCGCTCACCGGAAAGCTGCGCGAGAAGGTGCCCGAGTCATCGAAGTTCTCGTGTTCGTACACGGTGGTTTTTTTCGAGGAACAACCGGTCACCCCCGCCAGCACCAGGGCCAGCCCGAGCGCACCAAAGACGGAAGATCTGGTCATTGCGAATTCCGGGTAAGTCGAGAAGGTGCCTATTGTGCAACACAGCAGGCAGGCACAGGAACCACTGGTCGGTGAAGAACCTGTCAGGTTGGTGTAAATCTGGGTAAAGGCCGGGAAATCTCAGCCGCAGGAACAAAAAAAGCGACCCGAAGGTCGCTTTTTTTGTGCTTCAAGGCGTTCAAAGGGCCTTGAGGCTAAGATGGCGCAGCGGACGGGACTCGAACCCGCGACCCCCGGCGTGACAGGCCGGTATTCTAACCGACTGAACTACCGCTGCGTATCGTTCAGGCTTTCGCCCGATTGAAACCTGGGTCTACCCTTCCGGCGAATTCGCCTCA
This window harbors:
- a CDS encoding DUF2242 domain-containing protein; this translates as MTRSSVFGALGLALVLAGVTGCSSKKTTVYEHENFDDSGTFSRSFPVSDAGSCEAARRALLSQGYIITNSGANQVVGNKSFQQNSENHLQISFNVTCAPDVSDEQRSTMFANALQDRYALKKSNTSASLGVGVLGSVSMPIGSSDDSMVKVASETVTAAQFYDRYFALVESYLPKPKPKKIEKAKVEAPKVQKPAVELGLPEQAAASPIAPAPAPEAAPVAQAAPEPAAAAPASEAAATSVVDDSQGSQPVAPPVEAAPIQVQQDAQPAEAASPSL
- a CDS encoding arsenic transporter, whose amino-acid sequence is MPLSESTLLIWTVAVLATCGVILRPWRIPEYVWAMGGALLLVSLGLITPRRALAAVAEGSDVYLFLIGMMVLAELARQEQLFDWLARYAVQHARGSGQRLFDLVFMVGTLVTVFLSNDATAVVLTPAVYAACKAAKAEPLPYLFICAFIANAASFVLPISNPANLVVFGSQMPPLLDWLRQFSLPSLAAISLTYLVLRLTQRRQIRQPLALNVDTQPMTAGARLCAVGIVLTGALLLGASALDRALGLPTFCAGVTTTALIHLRQRRSPMPVMRHVAWGVLPLVAGLFILVEAVAQTGLIVRLAQALAGLSAQAPVTASWVGGVGVAIASNLMNNLPAGLIAGSMGSLVALPQQTTAALLIGVDLGPNLSITGSLATLLWLVAIRREGEHVSAWRFLCLGMLVMPPALAAALLALWA
- a CDS encoding AraC family transcriptional regulator, translated to MARPRVRLGDLSVGFVQPLTEALRELGHNPGALLSRYGLDVPRLAEAGARLSIPRYMHLGHAAIELSGEPALGLHMGRLSRLAHAGLAGVTAAQAPTLGEAARTLLRFEPLYAANYRGHSSFEEDAQGAWLRFYSISPYNAYNRFVVDSLLAGWLAQLADLAGMPVQAERLDIEFPAPAYAARYQVLCSSTVQFAAEGNQLRLNRTTLQLTNPRHCPSTWQHLLQLCETQMQQLTRVRSLGERITHLLGPLLNGGREPDLEEVALHLQMPTWTLRRKLAEEGTRFRDLLNETRRDLAETYIRDTELAFGEIAYLLGFASAEAFQRAFKRWTGLTPGEFRRSQRRAS
- a CDS encoding MerR family DNA-binding protein; this translates as MAFIQGAQSGGFTLAELADILAAKRGNTIDCAQGAAMVAGKMAEIRAKIGALQATYDLLEGERARLVASAIATGLTIPEFICAGA